In the genome of Actinomycetes bacterium, the window GATACGACAAGCCGTGTTCAGGGTAAGGCCGGCCTTCGCGGACACCTTTGAAGATCATCGACGCGCCTCTGCCTGCCTTCTGCCCCGCACTATTCGTTGTGATCTGACAGATTAGCCCTCGGTATCCGAGCGCGCCGGGCCGCTCGGTCGATGAATTCGACGCTGATCACCGTAAACTGACAAACAACTGGGTCGGGCTCGAGAGGTGGGTCAAAGGTGGGTAGCGCTGACGATCGTCGATTCGAGGTGTTGCGCGCCATCGTCGCTGACTTCGTCGCCACCAAGGGGCCCATCGGTTCGAAGTCGATTGTTGAGCGCCACCACCTCGGTGTATCCAGCGCGACCGTGCGCAACGACATGGCGGTCTTGGAGGCAGAGGGATACATCGCCCAACCGCACACCAGCTCGGGCCGGGTGCCCACGGAGAAGGGTTACCGCGAGTTCGTCGATCGGCTTGACAGCGTCAAACCTATGTCGAACGCCGAACGCAGCGCGATTCTGACGTTCCTGGAGACTGGCGTCGATCTCGACGACGTGCTGCGCCGGGCGGTGCGACTGCTCGCCCAGCTGACCCGTCAGGTTGCGATCGTGCAGTACCCGACGCTGTCGACGTCGTCGGTGCGACATCTTGAGGTGGTGGCGCTGACGCCGGCGCGGTTACTGTTGGTGGTGATCACCGACTCCGGTCGGGTTGACCAGCGGATAGTGGAGCTCGGCGACGGCATCGATGGCGTCGAGCTGGCCCGTCTGCGCGATCTGCTCGGGCAGGCGTTGGAGGGTAAACCACTGGCCGACGCGTCGGTAGCGGTCTCCGAACTGGCATCGCATCTCACTGGACAGGGCACTCTCAGCGACGCGATCGGCAGGTCGGCGACTGTGCTGGTGGAGTCTCTGGTCGAACACAGCGAGGAACGACTGTTGCTGGGCGGGACCGCTAACCTGACTCGCAACACCGCCGATTTTGGTGGATCGTTGCGCTCAGTGCTCGAGGCACTTGAGGAGCAGGTGGTTGTGCTGCGGCTGCTCGCCGCT includes:
- the hrcA gene encoding heat-inducible transcriptional repressor HrcA, which gives rise to MGSADDRRFEVLRAIVADFVATKGPIGSKSIVERHHLGVSSATVRNDMAVLEAEGYIAQPHTSSGRVPTEKGYREFVDRLDSVKPMSNAERSAILTFLETGVDLDDVLRRAVRLLAQLTRQVAIVQYPTLSTSSVRHLEVVALTPARLLLVVITDSGRVDQRIVELGDGIDGVELARLRDLLGQALEGKPLADASVAVSELASHLTGQGTLSDAIGRSATVLVESLVEHSEERLLLGGTANLTRNTADFGGSLRSVLEALEEQVVVLRLLAAQQEAGKVTVRIGHETEAEQMAGTSVVSTTYGSSGKVFGGMGVIGPTRMDYPGTISNVAAVALYIGEVLGSR